In Catharus ustulatus isolate bCatUst1 chromosome 29, bCatUst1.pri.v2, whole genome shotgun sequence, the following are encoded in one genomic region:
- the MRPL34 gene encoding 39S ribosomal protein L34, mitochondrial, translating to MGSGVVGGRGKMAALSGVWERVRGRSFSLLRGFPFPLLPNALEPLPRTSSRVPVPAWSFQQIRGKSRGNEYQPNNWKRKKTHGWIKRIRTPGGIAVILRRMLKGRKSLSH from the exons ATGGGAAGCGGCGTTGTTGGCGGGCGAGGCAAAATGGCGGCGCTGAGCGGGGTGTGGGAGCGGGTCAGGGGCCGCAG CTTTTCCCTGCTGCGAGGTTTTCCCTTCCCGCTGCTCCCAAACGCTCTGGAGCCTCTCCCCAGGACTTCCAGCCGCGTCCCGGTTCCGGCGTGGAGTTTCCAACAAATCCGTGGAAAATCCCGAGGGAACGAGTACCAGCCCAACAACTGGAAGCGGAAGAAGACTCACGGCTGGATCAAACGGATCAGAACTCCCGGCGGGATCGCCGTGATCCTGCGCCGAATGCTCAAGGGCAGGAAATCCCTGAGCCACTGA